A portion of the Blautia hansenii DSM 20583 genome contains these proteins:
- a CDS encoding DUF4430 domain-containing protein — MKSREKKILVLLFIALLFIMPVTGCGTTKLDNPNQKQEKSDDWMEEEKKEETKETEETEKETPASEEEEYLDVESAEDETVDYSKYEEKKETQKQQNGAVGGVTYSDGTDKEEDQYHTQPVPEGQQKPVEPGTVDIDKDKEYTCYLSVSCSTILDNMENLTEGKESLVPKDGVIYSEREVTFYEGESVFDVLQREMKNNRIHMESSFTPKYNSAYVEGINNLYEFDCGRWSGWMYEVNGWYPNYGCSRYIVQPGDVIKWNYTCDLGRDLGQTWPE, encoded by the coding sequence ATGAAAAGTAGAGAAAAAAAAATTCTGGTGCTGTTGTTTATTGCATTGCTTTTTATTATGCCTGTAACAGGCTGCGGGACAACAAAGCTGGATAACCCCAATCAGAAACAGGAAAAAAGCGATGATTGGATGGAAGAAGAAAAGAAAGAAGAAACAAAAGAGACAGAGGAAACAGAGAAGGAAACACCAGCTTCAGAAGAAGAGGAATATTTAGATGTGGAGTCTGCGGAGGATGAAACCGTTGATTATTCTAAATATGAGGAAAAAAAGGAAACACAGAAACAGCAAAACGGCGCAGTGGGCGGTGTGACTTACAGTGACGGAACAGATAAAGAGGAAGACCAATATCATACACAGCCTGTACCGGAAGGACAGCAAAAGCCGGTAGAGCCGGGAACAGTAGATATTGATAAAGATAAGGAATATACCTGTTATCTCAGTGTTTCATGCAGTACCATTTTAGACAATATGGAAAATCTCACAGAGGGAAAAGAGTCTTTAGTTCCAAAGGACGGTGTGATTTATAGTGAAAGAGAAGTAACCTTCTATGAAGGGGAGTCTGTTTTTGATGTACTGCAAAGAGAGATGAAGAATAATCGTATTCACATGGAGTCCAGCTTTACTCCAAAATATAACAGCGCTTATGTAGAGGGAATTAACAACCTTTATGAATTTGACTGCGGCCGTTGGTCTGGTTGGATGTATGAGGTAAATGGCTGGTACCCGAATTATGGTTGTAGTCGTTATATTGTGCAGCCGGGCGATGTGATAAAATGGAACTATACATGTGATTTAGGTCGTGATTTAGGACAGACCTGGCCGGAGTAA
- a CDS encoding leucine-rich repeat domain-containing protein, giving the protein MGQVRTWHAEAKDIFNCEQGKKFKGRLLALEDVYHSIDNQALKNNVKIKSVKLADSVKEIGNQSFYNCTALRDINLENVSQIRWESFLGCVHLKEITLSSGIRYLGRRSFSGCKRLNCVKFEKSTMLKGIEAGVFQNCESIEKISLPKGLTEIGNKAFYKCTSLKDIELPEGIQVIGNEAFYQTAIQGIKLPSTLVEIGNSAFLKCRSLEFVQIPASVKKIGRWSFHGCGQLKKVEFLGEPEEIGEWIINKSTVIRCKKGSGIDAYCKEKEFQIEYIDEEYT; this is encoded by the coding sequence ATGGGACAGGTACGTACATGGCATGCAGAAGCAAAAGATATTTTTAATTGCGAACAGGGAAAAAAATTCAAAGGAAGATTATTAGCGTTGGAGGATGTGTATCATAGTATAGACAATCAGGCTTTGAAAAATAATGTAAAGATTAAAAGTGTGAAGTTGGCAGACTCGGTAAAAGAAATCGGAAACCAGAGCTTTTATAATTGTACGGCTTTACGTGATATCAATTTGGAAAATGTCAGTCAAATTCGCTGGGAGTCTTTTTTAGGATGTGTACATTTAAAAGAAATAACCTTGTCTTCCGGTATCCGATATTTGGGAAGACGCTCTTTTTCAGGATGTAAAAGGTTAAACTGTGTAAAATTTGAAAAGAGTACCATGCTAAAGGGAATTGAAGCCGGAGTTTTTCAAAATTGTGAAAGCATTGAAAAAATCAGTCTTCCAAAGGGACTTACAGAAATTGGAAACAAAGCATTTTACAAATGCACTTCTCTGAAAGATATAGAGCTTCCGGAAGGAATTCAGGTTATCGGAAACGAAGCTTTTTACCAGACGGCAATTCAGGGAATAAAACTGCCGTCAACACTTGTAGAAATCGGAAACAGTGCGTTTCTCAAATGCAGGTCATTAGAATTTGTTCAGATACCGGCATCTGTGAAAAAAATCGGAAGGTGGTCTTTTCACGGGTGCGGGCAGTTGAAAAAAGTGGAATTTTTGGGAGAGCCGGAGGAGATCGGCGAATGGATCATTAATAAAAGCACTGTAATCCGCTGTAAGAAGGGAAGCGGGATAGATGCGTACTGTAAGGAAAAAGAATTTCAAATAGAATATATAGATGAGGAATATACTTGA
- a CDS encoding ABC transporter ATP-binding protein: MALFEIKNLTFTYPDAEKPAIENIHLSIEPGEFVVICGKSGCGKTTLMRHFKTVLSPYGKREGEILFCGERLEGVSMRTQSAEIGYVLQSPDNQIVTDKVWHELAFGVENLGYDQQTIRLRVAEMASFFGIQNWFSKNVEELSGGQKQLLNLASVMAMQPKVLVLDEPTSQLDPIAAGDFLSTIRKINLDLGITVIMIEHRLEEVFPMADKVLVLEGGKQTFFDNPRMVGKALADNDLFLAMPSPVQIYNGTGQEGECPLTVCEGRNWLSEHYKAEPEREKTKDNAEKSANRKEKQEYVIQAKELWFRYERDGQDIVKDLSLKVKKGELFCILGGNGTGKSTTLSLLSGIHRPYRGKILLDGRDIRKISDKELFHHFLGVLPQNPQSLFVGNSVEEDLWEMIGGFSPIRHKEDEKRVERVVEDTEIGHLLHAHPYDLSGGEQQRAALAKVLLLEPQILLLDEPTKGLDGFYKSKLAGIFRKLQEKGITILMVSHDIEFCASYGDTCAMFFDGSIVTSCKAREFFTGNSFYTTAANRMARQIFPDAITVKDVIKACRRSRQQE, encoded by the coding sequence ATGGCACTATTTGAAATCAAAAATTTAACATTTACTTACCCGGACGCAGAAAAGCCGGCAATTGAGAATATCCATTTATCCATTGAACCGGGAGAGTTCGTGGTAATATGCGGAAAGTCAGGTTGTGGAAAAACAACTCTGATGCGTCATTTTAAAACAGTTTTAAGCCCTTACGGAAAAAGAGAAGGGGAAATTTTATTTTGTGGAGAGAGGTTAGAAGGAGTTTCCATGCGTACACAGTCAGCTGAAATTGGCTATGTACTGCAAAGTCCTGATAATCAGATTGTAACAGATAAAGTATGGCATGAGCTGGCTTTTGGAGTGGAAAATCTAGGATATGACCAGCAGACTATTCGTTTAAGAGTAGCAGAAATGGCAAGCTTTTTCGGTATTCAGAATTGGTTTTCTAAAAATGTGGAAGAGCTTTCCGGAGGGCAGAAGCAGCTTTTAAATCTGGCTTCCGTGATGGCAATGCAGCCCAAAGTATTGGTTCTTGATGAACCTACTTCTCAGCTGGACCCTATTGCGGCAGGTGATTTTTTGTCTACCATTCGAAAAATTAATCTGGATTTGGGAATTACTGTGATTATGATTGAGCACAGGCTGGAAGAGGTATTCCCAATGGCGGACAAGGTGCTGGTATTGGAAGGCGGAAAGCAGACCTTTTTTGACAATCCCCGTATGGTAGGAAAAGCGCTGGCAGACAATGATTTATTTCTTGCAATGCCAAGTCCTGTGCAGATTTACAACGGAACAGGTCAGGAAGGCGAGTGTCCCCTTACTGTATGCGAGGGACGAAATTGGTTGTCAGAGCATTATAAAGCAGAGCCTGAAAGGGAAAAAACAAAGGATAATGCAGAAAAATCTGCAAATAGGAAAGAAAAGCAGGAGTATGTGATACAGGCAAAGGAACTTTGGTTTCGTTATGAAAGAGACGGACAGGATATTGTAAAGGATTTATCTTTGAAAGTGAAAAAAGGGGAGCTTTTCTGTATTTTGGGTGGAAACGGAACAGGAAAGAGTACAACCTTATCTTTACTTTCCGGTATTCACAGACCTTATAGAGGAAAAATATTGTTAGATGGCAGAGATATTCGTAAAATCAGCGACAAGGAGCTGTTTCATCATTTTTTAGGAGTGTTACCACAAAATCCTCAGAGCCTTTTTGTTGGAAATTCAGTAGAAGAAGATTTATGGGAAATGATAGGAGGATTTTCCCCTATTCGTCATAAAGAGGATGAAAAACGAGTGGAAAGAGTAGTAGAAGATACAGAAATTGGACATCTTCTTCATGCACATCCTTATGATTTAAGTGGAGGGGAACAACAAAGGGCGGCACTGGCAAAGGTATTGCTTTTAGAACCACAGATTTTGCTTTTGGATGAACCTACTAAGGGGTTGGATGGTTTTTATAAAAGTAAGCTGGCTGGGATTTTCCGAAAGTTACAGGAAAAGGGAATTACTATTTTAATGGTTTCTCATGATATTGAGTTTTGTGCTTCTTATGGAGATACCTGTGCTATGTTTTTTGACGGGAGTATTGTAACTTCATGTAAAGCAAGGGAATTTTTTACAGGAAACAGCTTTTATACCACAGCGGCAAATCGTATGGCAAGGCAGATTTTTCCTGATGCAATAACAGTAAAGGATGTGATTAAAGCATGCAGAAGAAGCAGGCAACAGGAGTAG
- a CDS encoding prenyltransferase/squalene oxidase repeat-containing protein gives MKRKNLKITVSAIAVMLAIQSPMSVLGAETYEFLQEEMLPGTAESVLDEEFLAGTADETECAEKMVVSDAQKQDGITIYQPAFEGLNKAENYLQTAVTNPIVDSIGGEWAVIAMARNGNLNNSAKNNYLQNIYQKLRETGGVLHTTKYTEYSRVTLALTSMGINPTSVEGYNLLQPLANMKKVNRQGINGTIFALIAFDSNQYEIPKLEGLGTQTTREDLIQTILLSEISGGGWALMGNQPDPDITAMALQALAPYTQQQEVKEAVDRGIEMLAQLQDEEGGYISNAGYDSAKNLESTAQVVIALSAIDVSLLNSEKFMKNGKTLLDEMLRFQVSDGSFCHVIDGGSNQMATEQGALALAAWYRAVTGRNSLYDMTDVENGQTGGEETPERIEAFRKKLEAFSGNLTLDNAHELYALKVELSLMGNFSEKKAFETKLEQMLKEVETQAAEIEALDKEIWEGFEPLNITLKDKKEIERLLTAYYKIPEANRKHLQYEEELLRADSIIKKLEQEVIGAEIFENVKNSKKDYTYQGNGYTICLKGKNVYEPADMKAGIEIREQKNSLEFETKETGAFPGEVEIAIDTALKESVYMLYYEKDGKQQEKQWVSVNNGQVVCDIEIGGKYILKKPKTESETALSQAGSNSENKTTAKGKTANTAKQTNTSSASNTIQATVKDGMVEKKAFEEIKGKDKNLKIEGEMKKDSPYTITVNGKDIKTVKDMKVGIKEGSQYEEDIKQLAENPFIFHFEQEGEFPGEMQVEITVDKEDGEYLFMKYNQQERKADYIQKVTVKDKKTKFIVSEGGDYFIDKRVKTKSLNEKKEEIKEKSLFKTPEKEDEVMVAGTKKETNPVVIAVASVIILGAAAGGVWYYYLRKKTR, from the coding sequence TTTGAAGGTTTAAATAAAGCTGAAAATTATTTGCAGACAGCAGTTACCAATCCCATTGTGGACTCTATTGGAGGTGAATGGGCTGTAATTGCAATGGCGAGAAACGGAAATTTGAATAATTCGGCAAAGAATAATTATTTGCAGAATATTTATCAAAAGCTGAGAGAAACGGGCGGAGTCCTTCATACAACAAAATATACAGAATATTCCAGAGTAACCCTTGCGCTTACTTCTATGGGAATAAATCCCACATCCGTAGAGGGGTATAATCTGCTTCAGCCTTTAGCAAATATGAAAAAGGTAAACAGACAGGGAATTAACGGTACAATTTTTGCATTGATTGCTTTTGACTCTAATCAATATGAAATCCCAAAGCTGGAAGGTTTAGGTACACAGACAACCAGAGAAGATCTTATCCAGACAATTTTGTTATCAGAAATTTCAGGAGGAGGCTGGGCGCTAATGGGAAATCAGCCGGATCCGGATATAACAGCAATGGCATTGCAGGCATTAGCTCCTTATACACAGCAGCAGGAAGTCAAAGAGGCAGTGGACAGAGGAATTGAAATGCTGGCACAGCTTCAGGATGAAGAAGGCGGTTATATCAGCAATGCAGGATATGACAGTGCGAAAAATTTGGAAAGCACGGCACAGGTAGTCATTGCCCTTTCAGCTATTGATGTGTCCTTGCTAAATTCTGAAAAATTTATGAAAAACGGAAAGACATTATTAGATGAGATGCTGCGTTTTCAGGTTTCAGACGGTTCATTTTGTCATGTGATTGACGGTGGCTCTAATCAAATGGCAACAGAGCAGGGAGCTTTAGCTTTAGCAGCATGGTATCGAGCTGTTACGGGAAGAAATTCCTTGTATGATATGACCGATGTGGAGAATGGGCAGACAGGCGGAGAGGAAACACCGGAAAGAATTGAAGCGTTTCGAAAAAAACTGGAAGCATTTTCCGGCAATCTGACATTAGATAATGCCCATGAGTTATACGCATTGAAAGTGGAATTAAGTCTCATGGGAAATTTCTCCGAAAAAAAAGCTTTTGAAACAAAGCTGGAACAAATGTTAAAAGAAGTAGAAACACAGGCAGCAGAAATTGAGGCTTTAGATAAGGAAATATGGGAAGGCTTTGAGCCTTTAAACATTACACTGAAGGACAAAAAAGAAATAGAAAGACTTTTAACAGCTTACTATAAAATTCCGGAAGCAAACAGAAAACATTTACAGTATGAAGAAGAACTGTTAAGAGCAGACAGTATTATCAAAAAACTGGAGCAGGAAGTTATCGGAGCAGAAATTTTTGAAAATGTGAAAAATTCCAAGAAAGATTATACATATCAGGGGAATGGGTACACCATTTGCTTAAAAGGAAAAAATGTATATGAACCGGCAGATATGAAAGCAGGAATAGAGATAAGAGAACAGAAAAATTCTTTGGAATTTGAAACCAAGGAAACAGGAGCGTTTCCGGGAGAAGTTGAGATTGCTATTGATACAGCATTAAAAGAAAGCGTATACATGCTGTATTATGAAAAAGACGGAAAACAGCAGGAAAAACAGTGGGTATCGGTAAATAACGGACAGGTTGTCTGTGATATAGAAATTGGTGGAAAATATATATTGAAGAAACCGAAAACAGAAAGTGAAACAGCGCTGTCTCAGGCAGGAAGTAATTCAGAGAATAAAACAACTGCAAAAGGTAAAACTGCAAATACAGCAAAGCAGACCAATACATCTTCAGCTTCAAATACAATTCAGGCAACTGTGAAAGACGGTATGGTAGAGAAAAAAGCATTTGAAGAAATTAAGGGAAAAGATAAAAACCTGAAAATTGAGGGTGAAATGAAAAAGGACAGTCCTTACACCATAACAGTCAATGGAAAAGATATAAAAACTGTCAAGGATATGAAAGTGGGAATAAAGGAAGGCAGCCAATACGAAGAAGATATTAAACAGTTAGCAGAAAATCCGTTTATTTTCCACTTTGAGCAGGAAGGTGAATTTCCGGGAGAAATGCAGGTGGAAATCACAGTAGATAAAGAAGACGGGGAATATCTGTTTATGAAATATAATCAGCAGGAAAGAAAGGCAGATTATATTCAGAAGGTTACGGTAAAAGATAAAAAGACAAAATTTATTGTTTCAGAAGGCGGAGACTACTTTATTGACAAGCGTGTAAAAACAAAATCCTTAAATGAGAAAAAAGAGGAAATAAAAGAAAAATCTCTTTTCAAAACTCCTGAAAAAGAAGATGAAGTTATGGTTGCAGGAACAAAAAAAGAAACAAATCCTGTTGTAATTGCTGTTGCTTCTGTTATTATATTAGGGGCAGCAGCTGGCGGAGTATGGTACTACTATTTAAGAAAGAAAACAAGGTAA
- a CDS encoding energy-coupling factor transporter transmembrane component T, which produces MKQDNFSSYHPIINFVYFVLVIGYSMFIMHPVFLGLSCVGGMAYYIYLKKWKALKTALWMMLPVFLISAAINPLFNHQGVTLIMYLKNGNPLTLESILYGLAAGIMLVSVLNWFSCYQVVMTSDKFIYLFGKAIPAMSLIFSMVLRFVPKFKNQIKKVSDAQKCIGRDVTNGNVLIRAKHGMKILSVMTTWALENSVETADSMRSRGYGLRGRNNFSIYRFDTRDRIFFSVLLVFGSVILGGIVTKQVYFLYYPTLVMNENTLWAIMIYIFYGILCFLPIIINLAEDVKWHYLKSKI; this is translated from the coding sequence ATGAAACAAGACAATTTTTCAAGTTATCATCCGATTATTAATTTTGTTTATTTTGTACTGGTAATCGGATATTCAATGTTTATCATGCATCCTGTATTTTTAGGATTATCCTGTGTGGGAGGCATGGCATATTATATTTATTTAAAAAAATGGAAGGCGCTGAAAACAGCGCTTTGGATGATGCTGCCGGTGTTTCTTATATCAGCGGCAATTAATCCCTTATTTAATCATCAGGGTGTTACTTTAATTATGTATCTGAAAAATGGAAATCCTCTTACGTTGGAGTCAATCCTTTATGGTCTTGCAGCCGGTATCATGCTGGTGAGTGTATTGAACTGGTTTTCCTGTTATCAGGTGGTAATGACATCAGACAAGTTTATCTATTTATTCGGAAAAGCAATTCCGGCAATGTCGTTGATTTTTTCTATGGTGCTTCGATTTGTTCCTAAATTTAAAAATCAGATAAAAAAAGTATCCGATGCACAGAAATGTATTGGACGTGATGTTACCAATGGAAATGTATTGATAAGGGCAAAGCATGGTATGAAAATCTTATCTGTGATGACAACATGGGCATTGGAAAATTCTGTGGAAACAGCAGATTCTATGCGTTCCCGTGGATATGGATTAAGAGGAAGAAATAATTTTTCTATTTATCGTTTTGATACAAGAGACAGAATATTCTTTTCTGTCTTACTTGTGTTTGGCAGTGTGATTTTGGGAGGAATTGTAACGAAACAAGTTTACTTTTTGTATTATCCTACTTTAGTGATGAATGAGAACACTTTGTGGGCGATAATGATTTATATTTTTTATGGAATTTTATGTTTCCTTCCAATTATTATAAATTTAGCAGAGGATGTAAAATGGCACTATTTGAAATCAAAAATTTAA
- a CDS encoding ECF transporter S component encodes MQKKQATGVDTWAMLPIYGSIFVIICTIFLPWISIPVLKYSKLPTTYTFWNFDECIQNVQRSIQEGGKLKMDAFTIQELEILQNIGQILKVTAVFLIVAMLVCGIVSYKMKKKGVVWVKILFFMSALHPVFIFLLIGAGNVFVNERMGRTIDFINLTIHSYIQMTSWQYGQMIISVLLFLFSGRFLDTQAEKKQQMYIERSMKKDKRIGKRTLLSLLLILAAIPFVIFFGIFFLNDRSDIFISMCIIGLSMIPFCMVFEGRNPQAREILLIAVMAAIAVVGRMAFFMVPQFKPVTAIVIIAGVGLGAEAGFLTGAMAGFVSNFFFGQGPWTPWQMFSFGIIGFLAGVIFSKSKKRKGSREAEWFHVLTLCIFGGLATLIIYGFLMDTSTVFMASQELTWQSFLAVYISGFPFNVIHAVSTVIFLFFLALPMERKLDRIKKKYGILEV; translated from the coding sequence ATGCAGAAGAAGCAGGCAACAGGAGTAGATACATGGGCAATGCTTCCCATATACGGAAGTATTTTTGTAATCATCTGTACGATTTTTTTGCCCTGGATTTCCATACCGGTATTGAAGTATTCGAAATTACCTACAACCTATACCTTTTGGAATTTTGATGAATGTATACAGAATGTACAGAGAAGCATTCAAGAAGGTGGAAAGCTAAAAATGGATGCTTTTACGATACAGGAGTTGGAGATACTTCAAAATATTGGGCAGATTTTAAAGGTAACAGCAGTTTTTTTGATTGTTGCTATGCTTGTTTGTGGTATTGTTTCTTATAAAATGAAAAAGAAAGGTGTAGTATGGGTGAAAATTTTGTTTTTCATGTCTGCACTTCATCCTGTATTTATTTTTCTATTAATTGGAGCAGGAAATGTTTTTGTTAATGAAAGAATGGGACGCACCATTGATTTTATCAATCTTACTATACATAGTTATATTCAGATGACTTCATGGCAGTATGGACAGATGATTATTTCTGTACTTTTGTTTTTATTTTCAGGTAGATTTTTGGATACACAGGCAGAAAAAAAGCAGCAGATGTATATAGAAAGAAGTATGAAAAAAGATAAAAGAATAGGAAAAAGAACATTGTTATCCTTGCTTTTGATTTTAGCGGCAATTCCTTTTGTTATCTTTTTTGGTATTTTCTTTTTAAATGACAGAAGTGATATTTTTATTTCTATGTGTATTATCGGTTTATCTATGATACCTTTTTGTATGGTATTTGAGGGGAGAAATCCTCAAGCAAGAGAAATCCTTTTAATTGCGGTTATGGCTGCTATTGCAGTGGTAGGAAGGATGGCATTTTTTATGGTACCCCAGTTTAAACCGGTGACAGCTATTGTGATTATTGCCGGTGTGGGATTGGGAGCAGAAGCCGGATTTTTAACAGGGGCTATGGCAGGCTTTGTTTCGAATTTCTTTTTCGGGCAGGGACCATGGACCCCATGGCAGATGTTTTCCTTTGGAATTATCGGTTTTCTGGCAGGCGTGATTTTCAGCAAGAGTAAAAAAAGAAAAGGAAGTCGAGAAGCAGAGTGGTTTCATGTTTTAACATTGTGTATTTTCGGTGGATTGGCAACACTTATTATTTATGGATTTTTAATGGATACTTCAACGGTATTCATGGCGTCACAGGAGCTGACGTGGCAATCCTTTTTGGCGGTTTATATCAGCGGATTTCCGTTTAATGTTATTCATGCAGTTTCAACGGTGATTTTTTTGTTTTTCCTGGCTCTTCCTATGGAGAGAAAATTAGACCGAATTAAAAAGAAATATGGAATTTTAGAAGTATAA